The following proteins are encoded in a genomic region of Pseudomonas sp. Os17:
- a CDS encoding ArnT family glycosyltransferase, translating to MNPHSSSPSNTLLWQSLGLGLLALLLFCAGAGHDSAIGFDSRFVLFAKEMLRHGPGFFPTTYGQPYADYSSASTLLVWLFSLPAGQVSSLSAWLPTAIASAVIVSLIYRLLAPYSQTWALLSVALLLLSNTFISETRAVSLDQMLAAVSLAVFYLGYAHDHFGARRHLGWIFLLLVLGFAIRGPIGLVIPTGMLCSYYLLNGQWRRLFGVGFSALLLLVACVGLLLWLAKLSGGQAFVDDVIRMQFMGRMDGSEGSSDVFYYFTSSLGNYALAYPLAILAWIAVLFSRPAEQGPALKLLRLCTAAGLIVMIGLSIPQAKKARYLLPMLPMAAIIAAYPFQASHGRLMAWLRAAIQGIWLLLPGLLIVGLLVLRRKFPGQLDSLTPILLILGLLQALSLGLLCRRQWRAVGLAYSAVLAVWACYIGVFEPVEHRLYDTRAFSHGAMQLIEADPAPVVLHRMGKDAKAIKFMVNLDRDLQPQFTETLDALAQVPGPAWVILDQSDLVSLQGTPLAGLTPALSGRFDKNDFVLLHLPKRGATQP from the coding sequence ATGAACCCGCACTCCAGCTCCCCTTCGAACACACTTCTCTGGCAATCGTTGGGGCTGGGGCTGCTGGCCTTGCTGCTGTTCTGCGCCGGCGCCGGTCATGATTCGGCCATCGGCTTCGATTCGCGCTTCGTGCTGTTCGCCAAGGAAATGCTGCGCCATGGGCCGGGGTTCTTCCCCACCACCTATGGCCAGCCCTATGCCGACTACTCCAGTGCCTCGACCCTGCTGGTCTGGCTGTTCTCGCTGCCTGCGGGGCAGGTCAGCAGCCTGAGTGCCTGGCTGCCGACGGCCATCGCCTCGGCCGTGATCGTCAGTCTGATCTATCGCCTGTTGGCGCCCTATTCCCAGACCTGGGCCCTGCTCAGCGTCGCCCTGCTGTTGCTCAGCAACACCTTTATCAGCGAAACCCGCGCCGTGTCCCTGGACCAGATGCTCGCCGCGGTGTCCCTGGCGGTGTTCTACCTGGGTTATGCCCATGACCACTTCGGCGCCCGCCGGCACCTGGGCTGGATCTTCCTGCTGCTGGTGCTGGGCTTTGCCATTCGCGGGCCCATCGGCCTGGTGATCCCCACCGGCATGCTGTGCAGCTACTACCTGCTCAATGGCCAGTGGCGGCGGCTGTTCGGCGTCGGTTTCAGCGCGCTGTTGCTGCTGGTGGCCTGCGTCGGCCTGCTGCTGTGGCTGGCCAAGCTCAGCGGTGGCCAGGCCTTTGTCGACGATGTGATCCGCATGCAATTCATGGGACGCATGGACGGCAGCGAAGGCTCCAGCGACGTTTTCTATTACTTCACCAGCTCCCTGGGCAACTACGCCCTGGCCTACCCCCTGGCGATCCTGGCGTGGATCGCGGTGCTGTTCAGTCGCCCCGCGGAGCAGGGACCGGCCCTGAAACTGCTGCGCCTGTGCACCGCTGCCGGACTGATCGTGATGATCGGCCTGTCGATTCCCCAGGCGAAAAAGGCCCGCTACCTGCTGCCGATGCTGCCCATGGCGGCGATTATTGCGGCTTATCCGTTCCAGGCCAGCCACGGCCGACTGATGGCCTGGCTGCGCGCAGCGATCCAGGGCATCTGGCTGCTGCTGCCCGGGCTGCTGATCGTCGGCCTGCTGGTGCTGCGGCGCAAGTTCCCCGGGCAGCTCGACTCGCTGACGCCGATACTGCTGATCCTCGGCCTGTTGCAGGCGCTGTCCCTGGGGCTGCTGTGCCGGCGCCAGTGGCGCGCCGTGGGCCTGGCCTACAGCGCGGTGCTGGCGGTCTGGGCCTGCTACATCGGGGTCTTCGAGCCGGTGGAGCACCGTCTCTATGACACTCGCGCCTTCAGCCACGGCGCCATGCAACTGATCGAGGCCGACCCGGCACCGGTGGTCCTGCACCGCATGGGCAAGGACGCCAAGGCGATCAAGTTCATGGTCAACCTGGACCGGGACCTGCAGCCGCAGTTCACCGAGACCCTCGACGCCCTGGCCCAGGTCCCCGGCCCGGCCTGGGTGATCCTTGACCAGAGCGACCTGGTCAGCCTGCAGGGCACGCCCCTGGCCGGACTGACGCCGGCCCTGAGCGGGCGTTTCGACAAGAACGACTTCGTCCTGCTGCACCTGCCCAAGCGCGGCGCCACGCAACCCTGA
- a CDS encoding GNAT family N-acetyltransferase, with amino-acid sequence MTIQIRRARVADAAFLPAIETSAAELFRRDPQLAWLADAEVADAQSQRDNIRQHPVWVAVTADSTRCAFLNAQICDHELHVWEISVATGHQGQGIGKRLLQAAREFALERQLTALTLSTFRELAWNEPFYQRQGFVTLQPAQLSPRLRQVLADEAQHGLPAERRCAMRLTL; translated from the coding sequence ATGACCATTCAGATCCGCCGGGCGCGGGTGGCCGACGCCGCCTTCCTGCCCGCCATTGAAACCTCGGCTGCCGAACTCTTTCGCCGTGATCCGCAACTGGCCTGGCTGGCCGACGCCGAGGTCGCCGATGCCCAGAGCCAGCGAGACAACATCCGCCAGCACCCGGTATGGGTCGCGGTGACCGCCGACAGCACCCGCTGCGCCTTTCTCAACGCCCAGATCTGCGACCACGAGCTGCATGTGTGGGAAATCTCCGTTGCCACTGGCCACCAGGGCCAGGGCATTGGCAAGCGCCTGTTGCAGGCGGCCCGGGAGTTCGCCCTGGAACGGCAGCTCACGGCCCTGACCCTGAGCACCTTCCGCGAACTGGCCTGGAACGAGCCTTTCTATCAGCGCCAGGGCTTTGTCACCCTGCAGCCGGCCCAACTGAGTCCGCGCCTGCGTCAGGTCCTGGCCGATGAAGCGCAGCACGGCCTGCCTGCGGAACGCCGCTGCGCCATGCGCCTGACCCTGTAG
- a CDS encoding HPP family protein — translation MLARWKPAAINTRPLEWSRAAIGMALGTLFSVWLCAQVFGMPVALHLIGPLGASAVLLFAVSSGALAQPWSILGGYLCAGVVALLVAHVLGRSLGSACLAAGMALVLMCWLRCLHPPAGALALTLVLADPASVALDWRELGPVMLAAASLLASALVYNNLTRIRYPKGPSDAPAILPSATPSDSLAITAEDLKQALAEMEEFFDVTPEDLEQLIHASQVHARRRSIGQVLSARR, via the coding sequence ATGCTTGCCCGCTGGAAACCCGCCGCCATCAATACCCGCCCCCTGGAATGGAGCCGCGCCGCCATCGGCATGGCCCTGGGCACCCTGTTCAGTGTCTGGCTCTGCGCCCAGGTGTTCGGCATGCCGGTGGCGCTGCACCTGATCGGTCCGCTGGGAGCCTCGGCGGTGCTGCTGTTTGCCGTGTCGTCCGGAGCCCTGGCCCAGCCCTGGTCGATCCTGGGCGGTTACCTGTGCGCCGGGGTCGTGGCCTTGCTGGTGGCCCATGTGTTGGGGCGCAGCCTGGGCAGCGCCTGCCTGGCAGCGGGCATGGCCCTGGTGCTGATGTGCTGGTTGCGTTGCCTGCATCCGCCGGCCGGCGCCCTGGCCCTGACCCTGGTCCTGGCCGATCCGGCCAGCGTGGCGCTGGACTGGCGCGAGCTGGGCCCGGTGATGCTGGCGGCGGCCAGTCTCCTGGCCAGTGCCCTGGTCTACAACAACCTGACGCGGATTCGCTACCCCAAGGGCCCGAGCGATGCCCCGGCCATCCTGCCGTCGGCGACCCCGAGCGACAGCCTGGCGATCACCGCCGAAGACCTGAAGCAGGCCCTGGCCGAGATGGAGGAGTTTTTCGATGTCACCCCCGAAGACCTCGAACAGCTGATCCATGCCAGCCAAGTCCACGCCCGCCGCCGCAGCATCGGCCAAGTCCTTTCAGCGCGCCGCTAA
- a CDS encoding LysR family transcriptional regulator: MDIDLARTFLEIVRSGSLIAAAERLHLTQTAISARVQNLEGQLNCKLLVRNRAGARPTADGEAFIAYANQLVQTWEAAQRDLPLLDGYHNVLHIGGEPSLCNPLMLSWVRRLRQALPNHAVRTQIAEGASLQRQLELGVLDAALVFQPLYSPGLQVEQLLEEKLIQVRLAGRPEPYVYIDWGEDFRRQHDAALPEQARAAVGFNLGPLALQFILDAGGSGYFRTRVVQSYLDSGVLERVEKAPEFNFPTYLLYARERDSAQLQQAFAVLREVIEQDHDWSQRWSPMI; encoded by the coding sequence ATGGACATCGATCTGGCGCGCACCTTCCTGGAAATCGTCCGCAGCGGCAGCCTGATCGCCGCTGCCGAGCGCCTGCACCTGACCCAGACCGCCATCAGCGCCCGGGTGCAGAACCTGGAAGGCCAGCTCAACTGCAAACTGCTGGTGCGCAACCGCGCCGGGGCCCGGCCCACCGCCGACGGCGAGGCCTTCATCGCCTACGCCAACCAGTTGGTGCAGACCTGGGAGGCGGCCCAGCGCGACCTGCCGCTGCTCGACGGTTACCACAACGTGTTGCACATCGGCGGTGAGCCGAGCCTGTGCAACCCGCTGATGCTCAGCTGGGTGCGGCGCCTGCGCCAGGCGCTGCCCAACCACGCAGTGCGCACCCAGATCGCCGAAGGCGCCAGCCTGCAGAGACAACTGGAGCTGGGGGTGCTGGATGCGGCGCTGGTGTTCCAGCCGCTGTACTCGCCGGGCTTGCAGGTGGAGCAATTGCTCGAGGAAAAGCTGATCCAGGTGCGCCTGGCGGGGCGGCCGGAGCCCTATGTCTACATCGATTGGGGCGAGGACTTCCGTCGCCAGCATGACGCCGCCTTGCCGGAGCAGGCCAGGGCTGCGGTGGGCTTCAACCTGGGGCCACTGGCCCTGCAGTTCATCCTCGACGCTGGCGGCAGCGGATATTTTCGTACCCGGGTGGTGCAGAGCTACCTGGACAGCGGCGTGCTGGAACGGGTGGAAAAGGCCCCGGAATTCAACTTTCCCACTTACCTGCTGTATGCCCGGGAGCGTGACTCGGCGCAGCTGCAGCAGGCTTTTGCGGTGTTGCGCGAGGTGATCGAACAAGACCACGACTGGTCCCAGCGCTGGTCGCCGATGATCTGA